A single region of the Pseudomonas sp. VD-NE ins genome encodes:
- a CDS encoding AAA family ATPase, protein MLNTLAVANYRSINKLVIPLGRLNLITGPNGSGKSNLYRALRLLAETAQGGVVNALAREGGLESTFWAGPETISRRMRNGEVPIQSTVRRGVKRLRLGFAGEDFSYSISLGLPDSNGHFMLPEHSQPIPSRFSLDPQIKRECIWAGPLYRPASLLVDRDGPMIRTRNERQWDVLAQHTPNFDSLFDQVGSLRSSPEVFQMREFIRRWRFYDHFRSDADAPVRQPQLGTRTPVLHHDGRDLAAALQTIIEIGDGDAMRAAITDAFPGARVHIEAQAGGRFAIEFYQEGLLRPLSAAELSDGTLRYLLLVAALLTPRPPSLMVLNEPETSLHPDLLPALARLIIRASEQCQVWVVSHARRLISALQEDPECNCIVLEKTLGQTGIVGQRVLDEPAWHWPD, encoded by the coding sequence ATGCTCAACACTCTGGCAGTGGCCAATTACCGCTCGATCAACAAACTGGTGATCCCGCTCGGCCGGCTGAACCTGATCACCGGCCCCAACGGCAGCGGCAAATCCAATCTCTACCGGGCCTTGCGCCTGTTGGCGGAAACCGCTCAGGGTGGCGTGGTCAATGCGCTGGCCCGTGAAGGCGGGCTGGAGTCGACCTTCTGGGCCGGGCCGGAAACCATCAGCCGGCGCATGCGTAACGGCGAGGTGCCGATCCAGTCGACAGTACGCCGAGGTGTAAAGCGTCTACGCCTGGGGTTCGCCGGGGAAGATTTCAGCTATTCGATCAGCCTCGGCCTGCCCGACTCCAACGGGCACTTCATGCTGCCCGAGCATTCGCAACCGATTCCCTCGCGCTTCAGCCTCGACCCGCAGATCAAGCGCGAGTGCATCTGGGCCGGCCCGCTTTACCGCCCCGCCAGCCTGCTGGTGGATCGTGACGGCCCGATGATCCGCACACGCAACGAGCGCCAATGGGATGTGCTGGCGCAACACACGCCGAACTTCGACAGCCTGTTCGATCAGGTCGGCAGCCTGCGCAGCTCACCGGAAGTGTTTCAAATGCGCGAGTTCATTCGCCGTTGGCGCTTTTACGATCACTTTCGCAGCGATGCCGATGCACCGGTGCGCCAGCCGCAATTGGGCACGCGCACGCCGGTGCTGCATCACGACGGCCGTGATCTGGCGGCGGCGTTGCAGACGATCATCGAGATTGGCGATGGGGATGCGATGCGTGCGGCAATTACCGATGCGTTTCCGGGCGCGCGGGTGCATATCGAAGCGCAGGCCGGTGGCCGGTTTGCCATCGAGTTTTATCAGGAAGGTTTGTTGCGGCCGTTATCGGCGGCGGAGTTGTCGGACGGGACGCTGCGCTATCTGCTGCTGGTCGCGGCATTACTGACGCCACGGCCACCGTCATTGATGGTACTGAACGAACCGGAAACCAGTTTGCACCCGGATCTGTTGCCAGCGTTGGCGCGGTTGATTATCCGAGCGTCTGAGCAGTGTCAGGTGTGGGTGGTGTCGCATGCGCGGCGGTTGATTTCAGCGTTGCAGGAAGATCCCGAGTGCAATTGCATTGTGCTGGAGAAAACCCTGGGGCAGACCGGGATTGTCGGCCAGCGGGTGCTGGATGAGCCTGCGTGGCATTGGCCGGATTGA